A single Mercenaria mercenaria strain notata chromosome 9, MADL_Memer_1, whole genome shotgun sequence DNA region contains:
- the LOC128559623 gene encoding LOW QUALITY PROTEIN: RING finger protein 37-like (The sequence of the model RefSeq protein was modified relative to this genomic sequence to represent the inferred CDS: deleted 2 bases in 1 codon): MLVDLCDHRAQSRIKTDRVSFDGYEVQNLVSSNTEEKRKGFLSDHFIKPPVNVTVQFPCNVSIYRIVIDPVIGQQKSCDLKIFTASEKMTDSWLYNNVTDKKVHTDGIVFNYVGSVTQVDPTVVCFINNQFKERNLWRIENIPDVKTYPCIAQLNTRKPGDCLMLAMLLYVLIVVKVVNLLLKRLEIWGIPSVKVPYPVQNTLRNVFIAATRKTEDLQKTVPQDTGLSSKLIVDNSSNNANRILIDGVSVPDDFIDQITFEIMTVPVMLPCGRNVDQSTLERYVNTEASWGRPPSDPFTAVIFSPGSGPVTNTSLKARIDQFVLKHSLNVPQTLGYSDVHKAKKHTIVSSKLVSSQPIFESMCKYSVPKLSECTTSQNITHRSELDQEIRVSKDQTRFPNEIETGVSPDTSLPGSLKRRHSDRKLLQSRSKDKLSAGEDRLCIDLTSDVEMTKITPTKKQKVKSTDHNSNLSRSLDSALLSALGSLPSFTKKSSQRSSVDTSDRVLSCSKCRSDLTKSDVIKYKTTCGHFICRSCLVLEATCFSCNICYSQCQSSQTVRMF, translated from the exons ATGTTGGTAGACTTGTGTGATCATAGAGCGCAGTCAAGGATTAAGACAGACAGAGTGTCATTTGACGGGTATGAGGTACAAAATCTTGTATCCAGTAACACAGAGGAGAAGAGGAAGGGATTCTTGTCTGACCATTTCATCAAACCACCAGTAAATGTAACTGTCCAGTTCCCTTGCaatgtttctatttatagaattgtCATTGATCCAGTGATTGGTCAACAAAAGTCATGCGATTTAAAGATATTCACTGCATCTGAGAAAATGACAGACTCCTGGCTGTACAACAATGTTACTGATAAAAAAGTTCATACAGACGGGATCGTGTTTAATTATGTTGGAAGTGTGACTCAAGTTGACCCAACTGTTGTTTGTTTCATAAATAATCAgtttaaagaaagaaatttatGGAGGATTGAAAATATTCCTGATGTAAAAACTTATCCATGTATAGCACAGCTAAATACCAGGAAACCAGGGGACTGTTTAATGTTAGCCATGTTACTGTATGTCTTAATCGTAGTAAAGGTGGTAAATCTGTT ATTAAAAAGACTCGAGATTTGGGGAATTCCCTCAGTGAAAGTACCCTACCCAGTACAGAATACACTGAGAAATGTGTTTATTGCAGCAACTAGAAAGACAGAAGACTTACAAAAAACTGTACCTCAGGATACTGGTTTGTCATCCAAATTAATTGTTGATAACTCATCAAATAATGCGAACAGAATTTTGATCGATGGAGTTTCAGTGCCAGATGATTTCATTGAtcaaattacatttgaaattatgaCGGTTCCTGTCATGTTACCATGTGGCAGAAACGTTGATCAATCAACTCTTGAACGCTACGTGAACACAGAAGCATCGTGGGGTCGACCTCCAAGTGATCCATTTACTGCGGTTATCTTCAGTCCAGGCTCGGGTCCTGTCACTAATACATCACTCAAAGCAAGAATCGATCAGTTTGTTTTGAAACATTCACTGAACGTTCCTCAGACTTTAGGATATTCAGATGTTCATAAAGCTAAGAAACACACAATAGTTTCAAGCAAGCTAGTGTCCAGTCAACCAATATTTGAAAGCATGTGTAAATATTCAGTTCCTAAATTGTCAGAATGTACAACTAGTCAAAATATAACACATAGATCAGAACTAGACCAGGAGATCAGAGTGAGTAAAGATCAGACAAGATTTCCTAATGAAATTGAAACCGGTGTAAGTCCTGATACCTCTCTTCCTGGGAGTCTTAAAAGAAGACATTCTGATAGGAAATTACTTCAATCTAGGTCAAAAGACAAGCTCAGTGCAGGGGAAGACCGGTTGTGTATTGATTTAACTAGTGATGTAGAAATGACTAAAATTACTCCAACAAAAAAGCAAAAGGTGAAAAGTACTGACCATAATAGCAACCTTTCACGTAGTCTTGATAGTGCCTTATTATCTGCTCTGGGAAGTCTTCCATCATTTACAAAGAAATCTTCCCAACGGTCGTCAGTTGATACCAGTGACAGAGTTCTTTCATGCTCTAAATGTAGGTCTGATCTTACAAAATCTGATGTGATAAAGTACAAGACAACATGTGGTCACTTTATTTGCAGATCCTGCTTGGTTCTGGAAGCTACTTGTTTTTCATGCAATATTTGTTACAGTCAGTGTCAGTCAAGTCAGACTGTGAGAATGTTTTAG